Within the Emticicia oligotrophica DSM 17448 genome, the region AAACGAGCCTATTTATTTTAAAAAATGCCGCTGGTATGGAAGCGAAAATTTCGGATTATGGTGGAATTGTGGTTGCTTTAACTGCTCCCGACCGAAACGGAAATTTAAATGATGTGGTATTGGGCTGTGAAACACTTGAAGGTTATTTAAAAGGAGTTCCTTATTTTGGAGCAATCATTGGTCGTTATGGAAATCGAATTGCAAAGGGCACTTTTCAATTAGATGGAGAAACTTATTCATTAGCTATTAATAATGGTGTGAATGGTCTTCATGGTGGATTGAAAGGATTTGATAAAAATGTGTGGAAGGCTGAAACCATTGATTCAGTGGAGCCCGTTTTAAAACTTTCGTACCTTTCAGTAGATGGAGAAGAAGGATATCCGGGAAATTTATCAGTGGAGGTATCTTATACTTTAACCAGCAATGCTCTACGTATTGATTATCAGGCAACTACTGATAAAGCAACTGTTTTGAATTTAACCAATCACTCATATTTTAACTTAAGTGGTGCTGAAGATGTCTTATCGCATGAAGTAATTTTACATGCTGATAAATTCTTACCAGTTGATGAGACCGTTATTCCTACGGGTGAACTACGTTCTGTGGTGGGAACTCCTTTTGATTTTACTACAAGTCATCAAATTGGTGAGCGTATTAATGATACTTCCTACGAGCAAATTGTGTTAGGTAGCGGATATGACCATTGCTATGTTTTAACTGATAATAGTTCAGAATTGAGGTTAGCTGCTGAAGTTTATGAATCTTCTACCGGTAGGATAATGAAAGTATTAACAACCGAACCAGGAATGCAATTCTATACCGCCAATCATTTAAAAGGAAATATAGTTGGTAAAGGTGGAGTGACCTACGGACGACGTTCGGCGTTTTGTATCGAAACCCAACATTTTCCAGATTCGCCAAATAAACCTGAATTTCCGAGCACTGTACTAAGACCTGGTGAGGTTTACACATCAACAACAATTTATCAATTTGAGACTAAGTAAGGTATCATTTTTGGCTGTTGGTAATAAGCTGCTTACAGCCAAATATTTTAATGAAATTTTCTATGTCTGGTGAATCATCTCATAAATTACTTTTAAAACAGACAGTCGATGCTGTTCATTCACTTTCTGAAGATGATTTTGAAGCTTTTTATGCACTTTTTAAGCCTTTTTCCGCTAAACGTAAAGAAATTTTGACTTTTGCGGGTACTACTGAGCGTTATTTGTATTTCGTAATAGAGGGCTTACAAAGAATGTATTATGCTGATGAAAATGGAAGGGAAGCTACTTTAGTTTTTTCTTACACTGGTAATTTTGCTTGTATTTTAGACTCGATGTTATCGCAGAGTCCATCAAAATACTATTTTGAAACACTTAGCCAATCTAGGTTTCTCCGTACTACTTACCAACAAATTGAAGATTTATTTCGGACCAATCCTAATATTGAAATGTTGCTTCAAAAAGGACTTTTGGGTGGTTTTTCTGGTTTACTCGAAAGACTTGTAGAATTGCAAAGTTTCACATCAGAAGATAAATTTCGACAATTATTAAAGAGAAGTCCGCATATTCTACAAATTGTTCCTCATAAATACTTAGCCAATTATATTGGAATAGATGCGAGTAATTTTAGTAAGTTAATAAATTCTGTACAGATATAAATATTGGTATTTACCAAGATTTTTTTTCTTCTACTACCTTAATTTTGTCAATGAAAATTAGTCAAACACAAAATTATGGAAAAGCTATCATTACTTAATTTATTAGAAAGTCAAGTAGAAAACCACCTTCAACTAGCAATAGAAAAATTCCAGAATCTTTCGGAAGAAAGTTTATTAATGCCATCATCTTCTAGAGGGTGGAGTATAGCACAATGCTTAGAACACCTGAATACTTATGGAGTTTATTATTTGCCATTGTTTGAAAAAGGTTTAGCCGAATGTAGAGAAGATTTAGGTCAGGAATTTTTAAAAAGTACTTGGTTAGGCAAGCTCTCAATTGATTCGATGAATCCTGAAAAGGGAAAACGAAAATTTAAGGCTATGAAAGGGCATATTCCTTCGCAGAATTTGGAAGCAGATAGGGTAGTGGCTGAATTTATCAATCAACAGGAGAGACTATTGCTAATTTTAAGAGAAGCAGCAAAGAAAAATATTCAGCGAATAAAAATCCCAATTTCGATTGCTAAATTCTTAAAGTTAAATTTAGGAGATGCACTACAATTCTTGATAATTCACAACGAAAGGCACATGCAGCAAGCACTTAGAAATTTATAAAAACCTTGTCCAATCGAATCTTCGGTTGGACAAGGCTTTTAATAAGATATTAATTGCTGATAAACTGTACTAACGTTCTTTTTGCTATTGGTAACAAGGTTTCTTCTAAAGGAAATGTCATTTCAGTTTCGATTGAATAAACAGCAGGATTGGGTAGGTGTTTTTGTTGTTTAATCAGATTTAACTTAATGTTTTCGTAACTATTTACAAAACCACGTTCCCATTCTGAAATGTAAGTTGTACTTAATGAGCGGTATTTCTCATTATGGCGTTCGAAAAGAGTCATTCTGTACGAATAAACTTTTGTGCCTTTTTGCTTACCATTTGCCAATAAAAAATAGCCTTCATCGGTTTTTAAGGGTAAAATACCTACAGGTGAGATAGAAATTTTGCTTTCCACAAAATCATAAATTTCACTTCCAACAGAAATGGCATTTTTAAAGCGATTGCTTGCATAATGAATGATTTCTTCAATTTCCTGCATTAAATTATTGTCTGAAATTATTTCTTCATAAACTAACTCTAAATTTTCAATTTGAATGCCTGAAAATCTTTTAGGAAAATGTTCCTTCAAGTAATTCTTGTTTTCTTTGAATGAAACTAAATTGTTGTTGTGAAAGAATAAATCTGCAAGTTGAGGATATACTTTGGTGTTATCAAAGTAAAATTTTACTTTTTGTAGATAAGCGAGGAGTGTGTACTTTTTTGTTTCAAAATCAATTGTACCATCTACCATCCATGTTTCTGATAATTTTTCCATAACAGTATTTGAATGTCTTGATATTTCAAATTTAATCCTTTTTTTATAAAATCCAAATATTCTTCTGCATTTTAACAATTTACAAAATATAATAAAAAAGATGACCGAAATTTTCAGTCATCTTTTTGGTGTAGCACTTCCAAATATACTTATTCTATTATATTTATTGATTGGGTTACGATTCTTTGGTTTACGTAAATGTTAATTTGAAGTGCTTGCTTAAGTTTTATGAGATTGATTTTAATTTTGATTAGAATAATTCAATGTATTTTTTTCTATTGTTAATAAATTACTAAACATTGGTTTGATTAAAAGTATCGGGCATTGAGCTTGGTTGATAATTTTTCTCATGTTGTTGCCTAAAACAAATTTTTCCCAGTCAGAATCAATATTTGGATTAATGACAATCAAATCAGATTGATTGATAGAAGCATATTCCAAAATAAATCTGGTAATATTATCACAGAAAATATTTTGGAAACTTGCCTTTAAACCATCTTTTTTTATGAAGTTCGAAAGTTCTGAAACTTTTTCTTTTACGCGGTCAGATGTTTCGTAATCTTCAAATCTTGATATTCCCAAAAGGTCTATTTCTAAATCATCTGACGGAATCATATTTTTTAATGCCCAATAATTGTCAAAATCAACATTAGCACTTGTATTCCCAATGGGGAATAAAACCTGCTGAAAACTAGACTTAGAAAATTTTTCGGGGATAGCAAATACAGGGCAAATTGCATTTTTAATTACTTGAAAAGTATTTCTACCAACAAAATGTTCGTTTATCCCTCTCATTCCATTCATACCCATAACTACGAGGTCGATATGGAGTTTTGAAGCATATTTTTCAATAGACTCCGAAACAATCCCAATATCAATAAAATTAACAACATTAATTTTATGTTTTTTTATGATAGATTTTGAAGTCTCTAGAAGCTTATTTTTACTAATTTTCTCCAAGTCGTTCCAATTGTCATACGGTATATCTACTTCGCCAATATATGATATGTACTGTGGAATGATTACATGTAAGATATGTAATTGGGCCGAGTGTCGTTTGGCAAGTGCAATACCTACTTCCAAAGCATTTTTTGCAGAATTTGAAAAGTCGGTTGGCACTAAAATATTTTTTATTCTTTCATGCATTATTGTAAGGTTATGTGTGAAATCGTAGCGAATGATTCTTGAAAAGAAGCCTCAATAAAATAATTGAGGCTCTCTATTAGCTGAAAAGTCAATTAATGTAAGCCACCATATTGTCAAACTACTATAAATGAAAAATTTGGCAGACACTCAACTGTTCGCATTTTAAACGTTGTTCAAAACTAATCTCAAAGGTATTTGACAAAGCTTTGATTAAACAAAATTCAACTTTAATTATTAGAGACTGCTTAACAAGAAATTAGAAATTTATTAGATGTTTTTTTTCTGAAAAAATGCTTTTTACTTTTGAAAAAATATCAAATGCTCCCGATGAAGATTTTAGTAGTTGAAGATGAACCCAAAACTTTGTATGCCATTCAGCAAGGGCTTACAGAAAATTTTTATGAAGTGGATATTGCATTTGATGGCTTGATTGCCAAGCAATTAGCTCTTAGGAAATCTTATAATTGTATAATTACCGATGTGATTATGCCTGGTATTAATGGGCAAATGTTAATTCAGGAATTAAGAAAGGCAGGAATTCAAACACCTGTACTCATGCTTTCGGCATTGGGCGAAAGCGAAGATAAAATTGCTGGTTTTGATTCAGGTGCTGACCAATATTTAGTTAAACCTTTTCAATTTGCTGAATTATTAGCAAGGGTTAGGGCCCTGACAAAACGAAGTACCGAAACAATTATAAATACAAATACCCTACAATTTGCCGATTTGGTGGTTAATTTAGATACGAAAGTTGTAAAAAGAGACAATCAAATAATTGACCTTACGGTTTTGGAATATAGACTTCTGGAATTCTTTTTAAGAAATCAGGGAAAAGTTTTGTCGAAAAATCTAATTGCTGAGAATGTTTGGGATGTAAACTTTGATAAAGGGACGAATTATATCGAGGTTTATATCAATTATTTAAGAAAAAAAATTGACAAAAATTTCAATAAAAAATTAATTCATACGGTATTCGGAATGGGTTATGTACTAAGAGAATAATGAAACTTCGACACTCAATAACCCTTCAATTTATAATAGTTGTGATGGCTATTTTAGGCACAACTATGCTTTCAATTTACTTTTTTACCAATTATTTTTTAGAAAAAAACTTTTCTCGAAGATTAAATAATCGTGCCGAAACAATTGTAGCTTGGATTAGTGAGTCAATCGAAAAAGAGCATGAGCTTGATTTTTTAGAAAAACTCATGGCTAATAGAAAAGACCAACTCACAGGCGAAGAAATCATTGTATTTCAATTAGATGGTAAAGTTATCTTTGAATCTACCAAAGAGCCTAATACCAAAATTGATAAACGAATTTTAGAGCGTGTAAAGAAGGAGAAACGCATTGAGTTTGCGGAAAAAGACCTTGAAGGTGTTGGTATTTTTCAGCATTCACCTACACAATCTTTTTTGGTAGTCGCAATGGCTAAAAATTTCTATGCAAGTGAATTTCTAACACAAATGCGTTGGATGATGCTTGGATTACTTACAATTTCTATTATAATTGTTGGAGTAATAGGATGGTTTTATTCAAAAAAAACATTAGAACCTATTGATAAGATTGGCATTGAGTTAAAGAATGTTTTCCCTAAAAATTTAAGTAATAGATTATCTGAAAATGAAAAATTTGATGAAATTATTACGCTCAGTCAAACTATTAATCATTTATTAGAAAGGGTTGAAGAGGGGGTTCGACTCCAAAAAATGTTTGTTGGTAATGTTTCCCATGAATTGCAAAACCCACTAACTAGGATAAGTTCACAATTAGAAGTGAGTTTATTAAAAGAACGAAATTTAGAAGAGTACCAAAATGTCATTCATTCTGCCCTCGAAGACATTTCTGATTTAGTCAAACTTACCCAAAATTTGCTTCGTTTATCAAGAATAACTACCGAAAATGAAGAATTATTGGCAGAAAATATTAGGCTTGATGATTTACTTTTTGAGTCAAAGATTTTTGTAATGAAAAACTATCCGAATTATAAAATTGACATACGCCTTGAAGCATTGCCAGAAGAACCAGAACATTTGTGCATTTTCGGAAATTCAGCTTTACTAAAAATTGCATTTGTTAATTTAATACAAAATGCTTGTAAGTTCTCTCCTGATAATCAAGTAATTATATCGTTGTCAGCTAACGAAAATTATAAAATTATTCACTTTAAGGATAATGGAATTGGCATTGCTCCAGATGATATAAAATACATTTTCATGCCTTTTTATCGTTCTTCAAAAACAAGTGGAATAAGAGGCTACGGTATTGGACTTTCGTTAGTTGAGAGAATTATTAAACTTCACAATGCGAAAATAAGTGTGGCTTCCGAAGAGAATAAAGGAACAAAGTTTTCGATAATTATATAAAAAAAAGCGATACATGACTGTGTATCGCCTTTTGGTCTTTTGTTATTATTATTTTGCATAAGCCACGCTTCTCATTTCACGAATAACCGTTACTTTGATTTGGCCAGGATATTGCATTTCTTTTTCAATTCTTTGAGAAATATCAAACGATAATTTACTTGCTATTTCATCAGTAACATTTTCTGAATCTACAATTACACGTAGTTCACGACCCGCCTGAATAGCATAGCATTTTTCTACGCCATTATAACTTAGAGCGAGTGCTTCAAGGTCACGAAGGCGTTGAACATAAGATTCCATCATTTCTCGGCGTGCACCAGGACGAGAACCAGAAATAGAGTCACAGATTTGAACAATTGGAGAAATCATTGAGGTCATTTCAATTTCATCGTGGTGAGCTCCAATCGCATTAATAACTTCTGGATGTTCTTTATATTTCTTAGCTAGTTCCATACCTAAAAGAGCGTGAGGTAATTCCTGCTCTTCGTGCCAAACCTTACCAATATCGTGGAGTAAACCTGCACGTTTGGCTAGTTTTGCATTCAAACCTAATTCAGATGCCATCGTAGCACACATTTTGGCAACTTCTCTTGAGTGTTGTAGGAGGTTTTGTCCGTAAGATGAGCGGAAACGCATACGGCCAATCATACGAATTAATTCTGGATGTAAACCGTGTACACCTAAATCAATTACCGTACGCTCACCAATTTCGTTGATTTCGTTTTCGATATCCTTTTTGGTTTTCGCTACTACTTCTTCAATTCGAGCAGGGTGTATGCGTCCATCTTGCACCAAACGATGCAGAGATAAGCGTGCAATTTCACGGCGAACAGGGTCAAAACTTGAAATCACAATTGCTTCTGGAGTATCATCAACAATTACTTCAACACCTGTGGCTGCTTCAAGGGCACGAATGTTACGACCTTCTCTACCAATAACTTTACCTTTAATTTCATCGCCCTCGATATTAAATACAGAAACGCAGTTTTCGATAGCTTGTTCAGCAGCAGTACGTTGAATCGTTTCAATGATAATTTTCTTAGATTCTTTCGTAGCAGTTAGTTTTGCTTCTTCAATCGTTTGTTTAATAAAGCCAGATGCTCGTGTTTCAGCTTCACCTTTAATAGCATCAATTAATTGTTGTTTTGCTTGTTCAGCGGTCAAATTAGCAATTTTTTCTAACTGTGCTACTTGCTGGCTAAGCATTTTCTCTGCTTCTTCTTTACGTTTTGCGGCAAGTTCAGTTTGTTTAACTGCTTGTTCAGTTTGTTCGTTAAGCTTGTTTTGCAAAGCTTCTAATTCATTTTCACGACGTTTATTTTGTTCAACCATTTGTGAAGCTTGTTGTTGCATTTGCTTCACACGTTGCTCATTTTGAAGAATAATATTTTTACGTTTATTAGACTCTTCTTCAAATTCCGATTTTAGCTTTAAAAAATGCTCTTTGGCCTCTAACATTTTATCTTTTTTAATGTTTTCGGCGGTTTGTTGGGCATTTTTTAATACTTCATTGGCTCTTATTTCTGCTTCTGCTTCTTTAGTTTGGAATGTTTTTTTGAGTAATGCTCTACCCACAAAAAAACCAATTGCCAACGCAATTAGGTCAGTAAGGAGCATCATTATAATATCAGACATTTTGTAATGGAATTTATTAAAATTTATAAATAATTAGGAAATTGCTCACAGGCTCAGTGAATTGTCAAGATTATACAGCAAAATACAAAAGATATCTGAATTGACAATACAAAAGCCATTACATCGTAGTCAACCTGACAAATTGAAACAAGAAGCGTATGATTATTGAGTAGATACTGAAAAACGGCTTTAATTTATGCCTATTTTGTATCATCTACTCAACCAAGAAGAGTGAAGCGTTGCTCGATATCATCGAG harbors:
- a CDS encoding aldose epimerase family protein gives rise to the protein MSIQKSSFGVLPSGQETSLFILKNAAGMEAKISDYGGIVVALTAPDRNGNLNDVVLGCETLEGYLKGVPYFGAIIGRYGNRIAKGTFQLDGETYSLAINNGVNGLHGGLKGFDKNVWKAETIDSVEPVLKLSYLSVDGEEGYPGNLSVEVSYTLTSNALRIDYQATTDKATVLNLTNHSYFNLSGAEDVLSHEVILHADKFLPVDETVIPTGELRSVVGTPFDFTTSHQIGERINDTSYEQIVLGSGYDHCYVLTDNSSELRLAAEVYESSTGRIMKVLTTEPGMQFYTANHLKGNIVGKGGVTYGRRSAFCIETQHFPDSPNKPEFPSTVLRPGEVYTSTTIYQFETK
- a CDS encoding Crp/Fnr family transcriptional regulator, which encodes MKFSMSGESSHKLLLKQTVDAVHSLSEDDFEAFYALFKPFSAKRKEILTFAGTTERYLYFVIEGLQRMYYADENGREATLVFSYTGNFACILDSMLSQSPSKYYFETLSQSRFLRTTYQQIEDLFRTNPNIEMLLQKGLLGGFSGLLERLVELQSFTSEDKFRQLLKRSPHILQIVPHKYLANYIGIDASNFSKLINSVQI
- a CDS encoding DinB family protein; its protein translation is MEKLSLLNLLESQVENHLQLAIEKFQNLSEESLLMPSSSRGWSIAQCLEHLNTYGVYYLPLFEKGLAECREDLGQEFLKSTWLGKLSIDSMNPEKGKRKFKAMKGHIPSQNLEADRVVAEFINQQERLLLILREAAKKNIQRIKIPISIAKFLKLNLGDALQFLIIHNERHMQQALRNL
- a CDS encoding universal stress protein, yielding MHERIKNILVPTDFSNSAKNALEVGIALAKRHSAQLHILHVIIPQYISYIGEVDIPYDNWNDLEKISKNKLLETSKSIIKKHKINVVNFIDIGIVSESIEKYASKLHIDLVVMGMNGMRGINEHFVGRNTFQVIKNAICPVFAIPEKFSKSSFQQVLFPIGNTSANVDFDNYWALKNMIPSDDLEIDLLGISRFEDYETSDRVKEKVSELSNFIKKDGLKASFQNIFCDNITRFILEYASINQSDLIVINPNIDSDWEKFVLGNNMRKIINQAQCPILLIKPMFSNLLTIEKNTLNYSNQN
- a CDS encoding response regulator; translation: MKILVVEDEPKTLYAIQQGLTENFYEVDIAFDGLIAKQLALRKSYNCIITDVIMPGINGQMLIQELRKAGIQTPVLMLSALGESEDKIAGFDSGADQYLVKPFQFAELLARVRALTKRSTETIINTNTLQFADLVVNLDTKVVKRDNQIIDLTVLEYRLLEFFLRNQGKVLSKNLIAENVWDVNFDKGTNYIEVYINYLRKKIDKNFNKKLIHTVFGMGYVLRE
- a CDS encoding sensor histidine kinase, giving the protein MKLRHSITLQFIIVVMAILGTTMLSIYFFTNYFLEKNFSRRLNNRAETIVAWISESIEKEHELDFLEKLMANRKDQLTGEEIIVFQLDGKVIFESTKEPNTKIDKRILERVKKEKRIEFAEKDLEGVGIFQHSPTQSFLVVAMAKNFYASEFLTQMRWMMLGLLTISIIIVGVIGWFYSKKTLEPIDKIGIELKNVFPKNLSNRLSENEKFDEIITLSQTINHLLERVEEGVRLQKMFVGNVSHELQNPLTRISSQLEVSLLKERNLEEYQNVIHSALEDISDLVKLTQNLLRLSRITTENEELLAENIRLDDLLFESKIFVMKNYPNYKIDIRLEALPEEPEHLCIFGNSALLKIAFVNLIQNACKFSPDNQVIISLSANENYKIIHFKDNGIGIAPDDIKYIFMPFYRSSKTSGIRGYGIGLSLVERIIKLHNAKISVASEENKGTKFSIII
- the rny gene encoding ribonuclease Y; its protein translation is MSDIIMMLLTDLIALAIGFFVGRALLKKTFQTKEAEAEIRANEVLKNAQQTAENIKKDKMLEAKEHFLKLKSEFEEESNKRKNIILQNEQRVKQMQQQASQMVEQNKRRENELEALQNKLNEQTEQAVKQTELAAKRKEEAEKMLSQQVAQLEKIANLTAEQAKQQLIDAIKGEAETRASGFIKQTIEEAKLTATKESKKIIIETIQRTAAEQAIENCVSVFNIEGDEIKGKVIGREGRNIRALEAATGVEVIVDDTPEAIVISSFDPVRREIARLSLHRLVQDGRIHPARIEEVVAKTKKDIENEINEIGERTVIDLGVHGLHPELIRMIGRMRFRSSYGQNLLQHSREVAKMCATMASELGLNAKLAKRAGLLHDIGKVWHEEQELPHALLGMELAKKYKEHPEVINAIGAHHDEIEMTSMISPIVQICDSISGSRPGARREMMESYVQRLRDLEALALSYNGVEKCYAIQAGRELRVIVDSENVTDEIASKLSFDISQRIEKEMQYPGQIKVTVIREMRSVAYAK